The nucleotide sequence AATTGCGTCCATCCAGGCGATAATACGAATTCAATCCGCCGATGGCGTAGTGCCGCTCCAGAATGCACACGCGGCGATCGAACATCGCCAGGCGAATGCCGGCCGCCAGGCCCGACATGCCCGCGCCGATGATGATGACGTCGTACATGGGAGGCGGAAAGGGGCGAGAGATCAGGGGCGCGAGGCGAGAGGCGAGTTAATTCGTCCCTTCTTCCGCCATCAGGCCCGTTGCAAACCGCTCATCAACGGTTCTAAATACTTCACCGTGCCGGCAAGCGTGGCCAGATGAATGTAATCATCCTCGGGAATTTGGATGCGATAACGCTTGCGCAGTTCCATCACGATGTCCAGAAAATCCATGCTGTCCAGCTCAATTTGC is from Pirellulales bacterium and encodes:
- a CDS encoding acyl carrier protein, with translation MTATDIREELINILSDIVPDEDLSHLADDKPLREQIELDSMDFLDIVMELRKRYRIQIPEDDYIHLATLAGTVKYLEPLMSGLQRA